In Nonomuraea sp. NBC_00507, the following are encoded in one genomic region:
- a CDS encoding winged helix-turn-helix transcriptional regulator — protein MDTTFPDLRQYGGAEAFLQACKPNTVLEIFTSKWTGLVLGALLDGPRRFNALRRMLDGITQKMLSQTLRTLERDGLVSRTVYPTIPPRVDYALTELGSSAMGVLRAIGAWAGEHADEVIAAREAYDKKAQEPVRSV, from the coding sequence ATGGATACTACGTTTCCCGACCTGAGACAGTACGGCGGCGCCGAGGCGTTCCTCCAGGCGTGCAAGCCCAACACGGTCCTCGAGATCTTCACCAGCAAGTGGACGGGCCTGGTGCTGGGCGCGCTGCTCGACGGCCCCAGGCGCTTCAACGCGCTGCGCAGGATGCTCGACGGCATCACCCAGAAGATGCTCTCCCAGACCCTGCGCACGCTGGAGCGCGACGGCCTGGTCAGCCGCACGGTCTACCCGACGATCCCGCCGCGGGTGGACTACGCGCTGACCGAGCTCGGCAGCAGCGCCATGGGCGTGTTGCGGGCCATCGGCGCGTGGGCGGGGGAGCACGCCGACGAGGTCATCGCCGCGCGGGAGGCGTACGACAAGAAGGCCCAGGAGCCGGTCAGATCCGTCTGA
- a CDS encoding sodium:solute symporter family protein: protein MRLDVNLLDYLLIAIYFATVLAIGFAARSRITTSLDFFLAGRGLPAWVTGLAFVSANLGAIEILGMAANGAQYGAMTVHYYWIGAVPAMVFLGIVMMPFYYRSKVRSVPEFLRRRFNGATQLLNAITFAVAQILIAGVNLYTLALVLEALLGWPLPVSVVVSAVIVLTYITLGGLSSAIYNEVLQFFVILAGLIPLTVLGLMKVGGITGLFDKVRQSALGEGGLHTWAGMGTGENPMQAHWIGIVFGLGFVLSFGYWTTNFAEVQRALSARNTNAARLTPIIAAYPKIFIPLVTVLPGMIALVLFSDLGRGQAYNNAIPLLMRDLLPNGVLGIAVTGLLASFMAGMAANISGFNTVFTNDIWQAHLVRDRHDDYYVRVGRIATVVGVAMGIGTAFIAAGYSNIMNYLQALFSFFNAPLFATFIVGLFWRRMTPWAGFWGLLAGTLAAFVSYFLYKAGYVEFGTELNASFWGAGLAFAVDVVVSIVVTLVTTQKPQEELRGLVYGLSDVTIEDDALAGDAKWYRSPVLLGTGAVVLAAVMYGVIL from the coding sequence GTGCGGCTTGATGTGAACCTCCTCGACTACCTTCTCATCGCCATCTACTTCGCCACCGTGCTCGCGATCGGCTTCGCCGCGCGCAGCCGGATCACCACCAGCCTGGACTTCTTCCTGGCCGGCCGCGGTCTCCCGGCGTGGGTGACCGGCCTGGCGTTCGTGTCGGCGAACCTGGGCGCGATCGAGATCCTCGGCATGGCGGCCAACGGCGCCCAGTACGGCGCCATGACCGTGCACTACTACTGGATCGGCGCGGTCCCGGCGATGGTGTTCCTCGGCATCGTGATGATGCCGTTCTACTACCGCTCCAAGGTCCGCAGTGTGCCCGAGTTCCTGCGCCGGCGCTTCAACGGTGCCACGCAACTGCTGAACGCGATCACGTTCGCGGTCGCGCAGATCCTCATCGCCGGGGTGAACCTGTACACGCTGGCGCTGGTCCTGGAGGCGCTGCTGGGCTGGCCGCTGCCGGTCTCCGTGGTGGTCTCGGCGGTGATCGTGCTGACGTACATCACGCTCGGCGGGCTCTCCTCGGCCATCTACAACGAGGTCCTGCAGTTCTTCGTGATCCTCGCCGGCCTGATCCCGCTGACCGTGCTCGGGCTGATGAAGGTGGGCGGGATCACCGGCCTGTTCGACAAGGTACGGCAGAGCGCGCTCGGCGAGGGCGGCCTGCACACCTGGGCGGGGATGGGCACGGGCGAGAACCCGATGCAGGCGCACTGGATCGGCATCGTGTTCGGGCTCGGCTTCGTGTTGTCGTTCGGCTATTGGACGACGAACTTCGCCGAGGTGCAACGGGCGTTGTCGGCCAGGAACACGAACGCGGCCCGGCTCACGCCGATCATCGCGGCGTACCCGAAGATCTTCATCCCGCTGGTGACGGTGTTGCCCGGCATGATCGCGCTGGTGCTCTTCAGCGACCTGGGCCGGGGGCAGGCGTACAACAACGCGATCCCGCTGCTGATGCGCGACCTGCTGCCGAACGGGGTGCTGGGGATCGCGGTGACCGGGCTGCTGGCGTCGTTCATGGCGGGAATGGCGGCCAACATCAGCGGGTTCAACACCGTGTTCACCAACGACATCTGGCAGGCGCACCTGGTGCGGGACCGTCACGACGACTACTACGTGCGGGTGGGCCGGATCGCGACCGTGGTCGGGGTGGCGATGGGGATCGGGACGGCGTTCATCGCCGCCGGCTACTCCAACATCATGAACTACCTGCAGGCTCTGTTCTCGTTCTTCAACGCGCCGTTGTTCGCGACGTTCATCGTGGGCCTGTTCTGGCGGCGGATGACGCCGTGGGCGGGCTTCTGGGGCCTGCTCGCGGGCACGCTCGCCGCGTTCGTGTCGTACTTCTTGTACAAGGCCGGATACGTGGAGTTCGGCACCGAGCTGAACGCCAGCTTCTGGGGCGCCGGCCTGGCGTTCGCCGTGGACGTGGTGGTGTCGATCGTGGTCACGCTGGTCACCACCCAGAAGCCGCAGGAGGAACTGCGCGGGCTCGTGTACGGGCTCAGCGACGTCACCATCGAGGACGACGCGCTGGCCGGGGACGCCAAGTGGTACCGCTCGCCGGTGTTGCTGGGCACGGGCGCCGTCGTTCTCGCGGCTGTGATGTACGGAGTGATCCTATGA
- a CDS encoding NADP-dependent oxidoreductase: protein MHAMTYRSFGEPDVLELTEVARPVPQAHEVLVRVRAAGVNPPDWKLRRTPYPPDYVDLPLIPGWDVSGVVEEVGEYVGRFKPGDEVFGMLNFPRYAGAYAEYVVARPRQFARKPAGIDHVQAAALPMPALTVWQAFEDVAEVTAGQRVLVHAAAGGVGHLAVQVAKLRGAYVIGTARAAKHAFVRGLGADEVIDYTSVDFARSVSNMVPDSGTSGVDVVLDMVGKDYPARSLPVLRSGGAFIGGAGMTPEDVAAYEAAGLRSGVFVVEPDHAALTSIAGLVAEGRLAAHVDRVFPLAEAAKAHALMESGDFVGKLVLEM, encoded by the coding sequence ATGCATGCAATGACCTACCGCTCCTTCGGGGAGCCGGACGTGCTGGAACTCACCGAGGTTGCGCGGCCCGTGCCGCAAGCCCACGAGGTGCTCGTGCGAGTGCGGGCGGCGGGCGTCAACCCGCCGGACTGGAAGCTGCGGCGGACGCCGTATCCGCCGGATTACGTCGATCTGCCGCTGATCCCCGGGTGGGACGTGTCGGGCGTGGTGGAGGAGGTCGGCGAGTACGTCGGCCGGTTCAAGCCCGGCGACGAGGTCTTCGGCATGCTCAACTTCCCGCGCTACGCCGGGGCTTACGCCGAGTACGTGGTGGCCAGGCCGCGGCAGTTCGCCCGCAAGCCGGCCGGGATCGATCACGTGCAGGCCGCCGCGCTGCCGATGCCGGCGCTGACCGTCTGGCAGGCGTTCGAGGACGTCGCGGAGGTCACGGCGGGGCAGCGGGTGCTGGTCCACGCCGCGGCCGGAGGGGTCGGGCACCTGGCTGTGCAGGTGGCCAAGCTGCGCGGCGCGTACGTGATCGGCACGGCGCGGGCCGCCAAGCACGCGTTCGTGCGAGGGCTGGGGGCGGACGAGGTGATCGACTACACCTCCGTGGACTTCGCCCGGTCGGTGTCGAACATGGTGCCGGACTCGGGCACATCGGGTGTCGACGTCGTGCTCGACATGGTGGGCAAGGACTATCCGGCCCGATCGCTGCCGGTCCTGCGGTCCGGCGGCGCGTTCATCGGGGGCGCGGGGATGACGCCCGAGGACGTGGCGGCGTACGAGGCGGCGGGGCTCCGGTCCGGGGTGTTCGTCGTGGAGCCCGACCATGCCGCGCTGACCTCGATCGCCGGCTTGGTGGCGGAGGGCCGGCTGGCCGCGCACGTGGACCGGGTTTTCCCGCTGGCCGAGGCCGCGAAGGCGCACGCGCTCATGGAGAGCGGCGACTTCGTCGGCAAGCTCGTCCTGGAGATGTGA
- a CDS encoding LysR family transcriptional regulator, with product MDLELRHLRIVRAVADAGSVSKAASLLGLAQPALTAQLKRIERVLGGTLFERDRHGARPTRLGELVLARARVLLPAAKELQEEAVRFAHAPSPGFRIGATNGPILGGLVDRLAAERQVSTHTSWSAHELTGMVELGRLDYVLTGACGDSGTPTGSLVWETISLDPVFCLVAEAHPAAREKEVELADLAREQWAVTPGDGCFADCFAMACARAGFTPGTIYETDVPTCTHLAQVGRAVVLCQATTQAAQGLVMVPFAGAPLRWRQLLGRHPTAPEATWVVAQAKEAHRDAVRRSPVYHDWLVRNPGYGTAP from the coding sequence ATGGACCTCGAGCTCCGGCACCTCAGGATCGTCCGCGCGGTCGCGGACGCGGGAAGTGTGAGCAAGGCCGCGTCCCTACTCGGGCTGGCACAACCGGCCCTGACCGCCCAGCTCAAGCGCATCGAGAGGGTGCTCGGCGGCACCCTCTTCGAACGCGACCGCCACGGCGCCAGGCCCACCCGCCTCGGCGAACTCGTGCTCGCCAGGGCACGGGTGCTCCTCCCCGCTGCCAAAGAACTGCAGGAGGAAGCCGTACGATTCGCCCACGCCCCCTCCCCCGGTTTCCGCATCGGCGCCACCAACGGGCCGATACTCGGCGGTCTGGTCGACCGGCTGGCCGCCGAGCGCCAGGTCAGCACGCACACGTCCTGGTCGGCGCACGAGCTGACCGGCATGGTCGAGCTCGGCCGCCTCGACTACGTGCTGACGGGCGCCTGCGGCGACTCCGGCACCCCCACCGGCTCTCTCGTGTGGGAGACGATCAGCCTCGACCCCGTCTTCTGCCTGGTCGCCGAGGCCCATCCCGCCGCCAGGGAGAAGGAGGTGGAGCTGGCCGACCTCGCCCGCGAGCAGTGGGCGGTGACGCCCGGCGACGGCTGTTTCGCCGACTGCTTCGCGATGGCGTGCGCCCGCGCCGGGTTCACGCCCGGCACGATCTACGAGACGGACGTGCCGACGTGCACGCACCTCGCGCAGGTCGGCCGCGCCGTGGTGCTCTGCCAGGCCACCACCCAGGCCGCCCAGGGCCTGGTCATGGTCCCGTTCGCGGGCGCGCCGCTGCGCTGGCGGCAGCTCCTCGGCCGCCACCCCACCGCACCCGAGGCCACCTGGGTGGTGGCGCAGGCCAAGGAGGCCCATAGGGACGCCGTCCGCCGGAGCCCGGTCTACCACGACTGGCTGGTACGAAATCCGGGTTATGGCACCGCGCCATAA
- a CDS encoding DUF6158 family protein, with translation MTTMGIDPAQLSDDDLVRELRQLHTTRSDTFFHGSDDALAVHTSRTNELESEYLRRYPDREVDPFRLREGARQR, from the coding sequence ATGACGACGATGGGAATAGACCCGGCTCAGCTCAGTGACGACGACCTGGTACGCGAGCTGCGCCAGCTGCACACCACCCGGAGCGACACCTTCTTCCACGGCTCCGACGACGCCCTGGCCGTGCACACCTCCCGTACCAATGAGCTCGAGTCCGAATACCTCCGCCGGTACCCGGATCGTGAGGTCGACCCCTTCAGGTTGCGGGAGGGAGCGAGGCAGCGCTGA